One part of the Archangium lipolyticum genome encodes these proteins:
- a CDS encoding helix-turn-helix domain-containing protein, with protein sequence MRSSSPSAQDASGHLQGLAKRIRALRERRGLTQEDFAARSGISVSFASLLERGERSPSYETLVQVAGALQVPLAELFRVEEDEEAGAHRLVELVRAHHLTRAEVDRLLAVAEAMFTGRAPGERPMEEAPRCKEPDCGKPVLAKELCVAHYHRARRAKPAKPSP encoded by the coding sequence ATGCGCTCCAGTTCCCCGTCAGCCCAGGATGCGAGCGGGCACCTGCAAGGGCTCGCGAAGCGCATCCGTGCCCTGAGGGAGCGGCGGGGGCTGACCCAGGAGGACTTCGCCGCGCGCAGTGGCATCTCGGTGAGCTTCGCGTCGCTGCTGGAGCGAGGGGAGCGCAGCCCCAGCTACGAGACGCTGGTGCAGGTAGCGGGGGCGCTCCAGGTGCCGTTGGCGGAGCTCTTCCGGGTGGAGGAGGACGAGGAAGCGGGGGCTCACCGGCTGGTGGAGCTCGTGCGAGCGCACCACCTGACGCGGGCGGAGGTGGACCGGCTGCTGGCGGTGGCGGAGGCGATGTTCACCGGACGAGCGCCCGGAGAGCGGCCCATGGAGGAGGCGCCGCGCTGCAAGGAGCCGGACTGCGGGAAGCCGGTCCTGGCGAAGGAACTCTGTGTCGCGCACTACCACCGGGCACGCCGGGCGAAGCCGGCGAAACCCTCACCCTGA
- a CDS encoding DEAD/DEAH box helicase — translation MSDIQPPEQPETTAEAPTRPAEYVADVSFDDLNLSEPLRRGITERGYTHPTPVQAKAFRPVMEGRDLIVRSKTGTGKTAAFGLPLLEKISAEDKRVRALILCPTRELALQVSEELSALGKHKGVKVAAIYGGASMKQQEDALEEGTQIIVGTPGRVFDHINRGNLKLEACSHAVLDEADEMLNQGFYEEVTRILDRLPKDRQVLLFSATVPTDIQNLIARYTTNAETLLLSGDVFTVEHIHHIRYDVSDAFPKPRNLIYVLEAEEPHNAIIFCNTRDDTALVTAVLNRNGFDADLLNGDLPQKERERVMGKVKRGEVAFMVATDIAARGIDISGLEYVINYSLPEDPAVYLHRVGRTGRIGNKGTAINLFSGRELATYSVLEKKFGIKFEKREMPAPEEAMRLWAERHVREIREAASGSIFEGFLPLAAQIKGRADADDLVAFLLKYFFSHLRMEKAQAAGETEREPQQERGKPEGRRKERERGERPRDRERDRDKPRREERREGRAEPSGESRERGERGERGDRRRRERGERGPAAQEAAPGEVKLWVNLGTDDGLGPGSIVTALEEAGAPANKVVRADLKPGFAYVFIAQEDLAAFEALTGKPYKDKALKVEKSRPRGERDPNRPPPSPDAGPGEVKLKFNLGMDDGLDEAKFIAALEAAGAPAGKVNKAVLRPHYGYAYVPEEEAQAFEALDGKQHGEKALKVDRHKPRGFRERPPRPERQESTPEVPGQARLWVGLGRSDGLDEAALTSALEGLGAPAGKVQRVELKPTYAYVFIADEDVPAFEALNGKQHGEKTLKLERARRR, via the coding sequence ATGAGCGACATTCAACCTCCGGAGCAGCCGGAAACCACTGCCGAAGCCCCGACCCGCCCCGCCGAGTACGTCGCGGACGTCAGCTTCGATGACCTGAACCTCTCCGAGCCCCTACGGCGCGGCATCACGGAGCGCGGTTACACCCACCCTACCCCCGTCCAGGCCAAGGCCTTCCGGCCCGTCATGGAGGGGAGGGATCTCATTGTCCGTAGCAAGACGGGCACGGGCAAGACGGCCGCCTTCGGCCTGCCCCTGCTCGAGAAGATTTCCGCCGAGGACAAGCGCGTGCGCGCCCTCATCCTCTGCCCCACCCGCGAGCTGGCCCTCCAGGTGTCCGAGGAGCTCTCCGCCCTGGGCAAGCACAAGGGCGTCAAGGTCGCGGCCATCTACGGCGGCGCCTCCATGAAGCAGCAGGAGGACGCGCTCGAGGAGGGCACGCAGATCATCGTCGGCACCCCCGGCCGCGTGTTCGACCACATCAACCGCGGCAACCTCAAGCTCGAGGCCTGCTCCCACGCGGTGCTCGACGAAGCCGACGAGATGCTCAACCAGGGCTTCTACGAGGAAGTGACGCGCATCCTCGACCGGCTTCCCAAGGACCGGCAGGTGCTGCTCTTCAGCGCCACGGTGCCCACGGACATCCAGAACCTGATTGCCCGCTACACCACCAACGCCGAGACGCTGCTGCTCTCCGGCGACGTCTTCACCGTCGAGCACATCCACCACATCCGCTACGACGTGTCGGACGCCTTCCCCAAGCCGCGCAACCTCATCTACGTGCTGGAGGCGGAGGAGCCGCACAACGCCATCATCTTCTGCAACACGCGGGATGACACGGCGCTGGTGACGGCGGTGCTCAACCGCAACGGCTTCGACGCGGACCTGCTCAACGGCGACCTGCCGCAGAAGGAGCGCGAGCGGGTGATGGGCAAGGTGAAGCGCGGCGAGGTGGCCTTCATGGTCGCCACGGACATCGCGGCGCGCGGCATCGACATCTCCGGCCTCGAGTACGTCATCAACTACTCGCTGCCCGAGGACCCGGCCGTCTACCTGCACCGGGTGGGCCGCACCGGCCGCATCGGCAACAAGGGCACCGCCATCAACCTCTTCTCCGGCCGCGAGCTGGCCACCTACTCCGTGCTGGAGAAGAAGTTCGGCATCAAGTTCGAGAAGCGCGAGATGCCCGCCCCCGAGGAGGCCATGCGCCTGTGGGCCGAGCGCCACGTGCGCGAAATCCGCGAGGCCGCCTCCGGCTCCATCTTCGAGGGCTTCCTCCCCCTGGCCGCCCAGATCAAGGGACGGGCGGACGCGGATGACCTCGTCGCCTTCCTGCTCAAGTACTTCTTCAGCCACCTGCGCATGGAGAAGGCCCAGGCCGCCGGAGAGACCGAGCGCGAGCCGCAGCAGGAGCGCGGCAAGCCCGAGGGCCGCCGCAAGGAGCGCGAGCGCGGCGAGCGTCCTCGCGACAGGGAGCGGGACAGGGACAAGCCCCGCCGCGAGGAGCGCCGGGAGGGCCGCGCGGAGCCGTCCGGCGAGTCGCGTGAGCGTGGCGAGCGCGGGGAGCGTGGCGACAGGCGCCGCCGGGAGCGCGGCGAGCGTGGCCCCGCGGCGCAGGAGGCCGCCCCTGGCGAGGTGAAGCTGTGGGTCAACCTGGGCACCGATGACGGCCTGGGCCCCGGCAGCATCGTCACCGCCCTGGAGGAGGCCGGCGCCCCCGCCAACAAGGTGGTGCGGGCCGATCTCAAGCCGGGCTTCGCCTATGTCTTCATCGCCCAGGAGGACCTGGCCGCCTTCGAGGCCCTCACCGGCAAGCCGTACAAGGACAAGGCGCTGAAGGTGGAGAAGAGCCGGCCCCGGGGCGAGCGAGACCCCAACCGGCCGCCTCCCTCGCCCGACGCCGGCCCCGGCGAGGTGAAGCTGAAGTTCAACCTGGGCATGGACGACGGCCTCGACGAGGCGAAGTTCATCGCCGCCCTGGAGGCCGCTGGCGCCCCCGCGGGCAAGGTGAACAAGGCGGTGCTCCGCCCCCACTACGGCTACGCCTACGTGCCCGAGGAGGAGGCGCAGGCCTTCGAGGCACTCGACGGCAAGCAGCACGGCGAGAAGGCCCTGAAGGTGGATCGGCACAAGCCCCGCGGCTTCCGCGAGCGCCCGCCCCGCCCCGAGCGCCAGGAGTCCACGCCCGAGGTGCCCGGCCAGGCGCGCCTGTGGGTCGGTCTGGGCCGCTCCGACGGGCTGGATGAGGCCGCCCTCACCAGCGCCCTGGAGGGACTGGGCGCCCCGGCGGGCAAGGTGCAGCGCGTGGAGCTCAAGCCCACCTACGCGTACGTCTTCATCGCCGACGAGGACGTGCCCGCCTTCGAGGCCCTCAACGGCAAGCAGCACGGCGAGAAGACGCTGAAGCTGGAGCGGGCCCGGCGCCGGTAA
- a CDS encoding sigma-70 family RNA polymerase sigma factor: protein MANGRKKTGGTATRTRAKRPAAAPPPEEAEVVEAESSEPEPDALEPAPEELEEVEAEVEEVPQVPARALVKASETGLARADPLQAYMAEVTRHPLLTREEETALARRYRDTGDVQAAYRLVAANLRLVVKLAHEYHRNPLSLLDLVQEGNIGLMQAVKKYDPERGVKLSSYAAWWIRAYILRYIMDNWKMVKLGTTEAQRKLFFKLRQEQDKLMAQGFEVTPKMLAERLNVTEQDVVEMDQRLGHDEMSLDAPVGGEDSSATRMDRFLPSAAQGADERLGNEQLKALFREKLGEFAKSLEGKERFIFENRLIADEPLTLQDIGDKYGVSRERARQIEAALINRMRDYMREHIPDFDLVAVPKG from the coding sequence ATGGCGAATGGGAGGAAGAAAACGGGAGGTACGGCAACCCGGACCCGGGCGAAGCGTCCGGCCGCGGCCCCGCCCCCCGAGGAAGCAGAGGTCGTGGAGGCGGAATCCTCCGAGCCGGAACCGGACGCCCTGGAGCCGGCCCCCGAGGAGCTGGAGGAGGTGGAGGCCGAGGTGGAGGAGGTCCCCCAGGTGCCCGCCAGGGCCCTGGTGAAGGCCAGCGAGACGGGGCTGGCCCGGGCCGACCCCCTCCAGGCGTACATGGCCGAGGTGACGCGCCACCCGCTGCTCACCCGGGAGGAGGAGACGGCGCTCGCCCGGCGCTACCGGGACACGGGTGACGTGCAGGCGGCCTACCGGCTGGTGGCGGCCAACCTGCGACTGGTGGTGAAGCTGGCCCACGAGTACCACCGCAACCCGCTGTCCCTGCTGGACCTGGTGCAGGAGGGCAACATCGGGCTGATGCAGGCGGTGAAGAAGTACGATCCGGAGCGGGGGGTGAAGCTCAGCTCCTACGCCGCATGGTGGATACGCGCCTACATCCTGCGTTACATCATGGACAACTGGAAGATGGTGAAGCTGGGGACGACGGAGGCCCAGCGGAAGCTCTTCTTCAAGTTGCGTCAGGAGCAGGACAAGTTGATGGCGCAGGGCTTCGAGGTGACGCCGAAGATGCTGGCCGAGCGCCTCAACGTCACCGAGCAGGACGTGGTGGAGATGGACCAGCGGCTGGGTCACGACGAGATGTCGTTGGACGCGCCGGTGGGGGGAGAGGACTCGTCGGCGACGCGGATGGACCGTTTCCTGCCGTCGGCGGCGCAGGGGGCCGATGAGCGGCTGGGCAACGAGCAGCTCAAGGCGCTCTTCCGGGAGAAGCTGGGGGAGTTCGCGAAGTCGTTGGAGGGCAAGGAGCGGTTCATCTTCGAGAACCGGCTCATCGCGGACGAGCCGCTGACGCTTCAGGACATCGGTGACAAGTACGGGGTGAGTCGCGAGCGGGCGAGGCAGATAGAGGCCGCGCTCATCAACCGGATGCGCGACTACATGCGCGAGCACATTCCGGACTTCGATCTGGTGGCGGTGCCGAAGGGATGA
- a CDS encoding YkgJ family cysteine cluster protein yields MPLSTLCLRCGLCCDGTLFTHVPLRPGEVAPLKALGLPVREREDGRSVLPQRCAALDGRRCTAYAERPEGCRRYHCQLFSALSEGEVSLEEALSVVDGAHALLAATGEARGPEVEDYLDRHFRGRHRRDPAR; encoded by the coding sequence ATGCCCCTCTCCACGCTCTGCCTGCGCTGTGGCCTGTGCTGCGACGGCACGCTCTTCACCCACGTGCCACTCCGGCCGGGCGAGGTCGCCCCGTTGAAGGCCCTCGGCCTGCCGGTGAGGGAGCGAGAGGATGGAAGGTCCGTGCTCCCGCAGCGCTGCGCCGCGCTGGATGGGCGACGGTGCACCGCCTACGCCGAGCGCCCCGAGGGCTGCCGCCGCTACCACTGCCAGCTCTTCTCCGCGCTCTCCGAGGGCGAGGTGTCCCTCGAGGAGGCGCTCTCGGTGGTGGATGGAGCCCATGCGCTGCTCGCCGCCACGGGCGAGGCGCGTGGGCCCGAGGTGGAGGACTACCTCGACCGGCACTTCCGGGGCCGCCACCGGCGCGACCCGGCACGGTAG
- a CDS encoding nucleotidyltransferase has translation MNVQETDKLPHTQDSKQAAHEQESRPSKAPPPMQADQRPPIERGAHLLALSTLKNAEIPFVVAGAYALHLYTGIYRDTKDLDLFLKREHVERAMEALGSMGFQTKMHDPVWIAKAYANDEYFADLIFSSGNGVAIVDDHWIDAAHPGVIHGLPILVAPPEDIIWSKAFVCERERFDGTDINHLILARGKQMDWKHLMMRFDPHWEVLLAHLTFYRFSYPGQRDHVPRWVWDELLERARNQHNEPEKKKLCRGMLIAKGQYNVDVEHWGYADARMEEVATFRDYKK, from the coding sequence ATGAATGTTCAAGAGACCGACAAGCTGCCGCACACGCAGGACAGCAAGCAGGCAGCTCACGAGCAGGAGAGCAGGCCGAGCAAGGCGCCACCTCCCATGCAGGCGGATCAGCGTCCCCCCATCGAGCGGGGCGCGCACCTGCTGGCGCTGAGCACGCTCAAGAACGCGGAGATTCCCTTCGTGGTGGCGGGCGCCTACGCGCTCCACCTGTACACGGGCATCTACCGCGACACGAAGGATCTGGACCTCTTCCTCAAGCGCGAGCACGTGGAGCGCGCGATGGAAGCCCTGGGGAGCATGGGCTTCCAGACGAAGATGCATGATCCGGTGTGGATCGCGAAGGCCTACGCCAATGACGAGTACTTCGCCGACCTCATCTTCAGCTCGGGCAACGGCGTCGCCATCGTGGACGACCATTGGATCGACGCCGCCCACCCGGGCGTCATCCACGGGCTGCCCATCCTCGTGGCACCGCCCGAGGACATCATCTGGTCCAAGGCGTTCGTCTGTGAGCGCGAGCGCTTCGACGGCACGGACATCAACCACCTCATCCTCGCCCGCGGCAAGCAGATGGATTGGAAGCACCTGATGATGCGGTTCGACCCGCATTGGGAGGTGCTCCTGGCCCACCTGACCTTCTACCGCTTCAGCTACCCGGGCCAGCGCGACCACGTGCCCCGCTGGGTCTGGGACGAGCTGCTCGAGCGCGCCCGCAACCAGCACAACGAGCCCGAGAAGAAGAAGCTCTGCCGGGGAATGTTGATCGCCAAGGGGCAGTACAATGTGGACGTCGAGCACTGGGGTTATGCCGACGCCCGGATGGAGGAGGTCGCGACATTCCGCGACTACAAGAAATAG
- a CDS encoding MBL fold metallo-hydrolase, with protein sequence MRLTLHRGVSLAVLASARTEAEHHEDLGCSIQGPTARPVRQAHVPLKQRLAELGPERALREAKSLVRWLEETPRYAALRDGNRRRGGRYPLRHEVLFPDAAKHKPRVLHLRQEERGLDFPVKAREWPALAELFASLARGATRAELRALALEPAVGELLADMSSVGWLVRHEGPVEVPTPGALFVGHNTVLVASAQARVLVDPYFRPASGLDRPDYQPMQPRDLGPVDAVVITHSHGDHFHLGSLLQLPRDTRIFVPAVERESLFSTDCVLRLKQLGYTRVEPLRWGEERRVGDITVRALPFHGEQPTDGEGLYPGLFNEGNTWLVRTPDFSAAFFADAGHDVRGDMDGVCRALREEAPVDVLFCGVRGFRLKPLFFGYTTLDAYLVDVPLDALATPQQLMAGPEEALRYGELLGARYVVPCADGGAPWYWREGMGPRYPGYPGEPVSGASTLDENPDADPYPERLKQVRRQVGHGPQALLLRPGESLAWRGRKAPDVLQQPGFRWPFGGIPARRGA encoded by the coding sequence ATGCGGCTCACCCTCCACCGTGGCGTCAGCCTCGCCGTCCTCGCCTCGGCCCGTACCGAGGCGGAGCACCATGAGGACCTGGGGTGCAGCATCCAGGGCCCCACCGCCCGGCCCGTGAGACAGGCCCATGTGCCCCTGAAACAGCGGCTCGCGGAGCTGGGGCCGGAGCGCGCCCTGCGCGAGGCGAAGTCCCTGGTGCGCTGGCTGGAGGAGACCCCGCGCTATGCCGCGCTGCGTGACGGCAACCGGCGCAGGGGCGGGCGCTACCCGCTGCGTCACGAGGTGCTCTTCCCCGACGCGGCGAAGCACAAGCCACGCGTCCTCCACCTGCGCCAGGAGGAGCGGGGGCTCGACTTTCCCGTGAAGGCCCGCGAGTGGCCGGCCCTCGCCGAGCTCTTCGCCTCCCTGGCGCGCGGAGCCACCCGGGCCGAGCTGCGGGCCCTCGCCCTGGAGCCCGCGGTGGGCGAGCTGCTCGCGGACATGTCGAGCGTGGGCTGGCTGGTCCGCCACGAGGGTCCGGTGGAGGTGCCCACCCCGGGGGCCCTCTTCGTCGGCCACAACACCGTGCTGGTGGCGAGCGCCCAGGCCCGCGTCCTGGTGGACCCGTACTTCCGCCCCGCCAGCGGGCTCGACCGGCCGGACTACCAGCCGATGCAGCCGAGGGACCTCGGCCCGGTGGACGCGGTGGTCATCACCCACTCGCACGGGGACCACTTCCACCTGGGCTCGCTGCTCCAGCTCCCGCGAGACACACGCATCTTCGTGCCCGCGGTGGAGCGCGAGAGCCTCTTCTCCACCGACTGCGTGCTGCGGCTGAAGCAGCTCGGGTACACCCGCGTCGAGCCCCTGCGCTGGGGCGAGGAGCGGCGGGTGGGCGACATCACCGTGCGCGCCCTGCCCTTCCACGGCGAGCAGCCCACCGACGGCGAGGGCCTCTACCCGGGCCTCTTCAACGAGGGGAACACCTGGCTGGTGCGCACGCCGGACTTCTCGGCGGCCTTCTTCGCCGATGCCGGGCACGACGTGCGCGGAGACATGGACGGCGTGTGCCGCGCGCTGCGCGAGGAGGCACCGGTGGACGTGCTCTTCTGTGGCGTGCGGGGCTTCCGGCTCAAGCCGCTCTTCTTCGGCTACACCACCCTGGACGCCTACCTGGTCGACGTGCCCCTGGACGCGCTCGCCACGCCGCAGCAGCTCATGGCCGGGCCGGAGGAGGCCCTGCGCTATGGCGAGCTGCTCGGCGCGCGCTACGTGGTGCCCTGCGCCGACGGCGGTGCCCCCTGGTACTGGCGCGAGGGCATGGGCCCACGCTACCCGGGCTACCCCGGCGAGCCGGTGAGTGGCGCCAGCACCCTGGACGAGAACCCAGACGCGGATCCGTACCCCGAGCGCCTGAAGCAGGTGCGCCGGCAGGTGGGGCACGGGCCCCAGGCGCTGCTGCTCCGCCCCGGCGAGTCCCTGGCCTGGCGGGGACGCAAGGCACCGGACGTCCTCCAGCAGCCGGGCTTCCGCTGGCCGTTCGGCGGCATCCCGGCACGCCGCGGGGCGTGA
- a CDS encoding DUF6683 family protein produces the protein MNDFSRTVFVIAVGCILLGSAGEAGAQPSSPYRQYSGSMFVNGNLKLFFRKQWWAHDLREQARNTAGGRQAVVGTEEASSILQVKLPLAVSSFRSVGGPIVPRRLAAGLQDIDEAHRQSLETAFAGLLKGYDQHLDRNDEQRLKNNLAGAFNFLFASAYQALKNQELNGEQRESMLEQLNEGIALALKERRLSDRDKQEMYESVVLAGSIVRGLYTEGRDKGRPDQLKLARELSKDLLEQAMGLTLDKVHVEGDGVRLD, from the coding sequence ATGAACGACTTTTCCAGGACGGTTTTCGTCATCGCCGTGGGGTGCATCCTGCTCGGCTCGGCGGGTGAGGCGGGTGCGCAGCCCTCGAGCCCCTACCGGCAGTACAGCGGCAGCATGTTCGTCAACGGCAACCTCAAGCTCTTCTTCCGCAAGCAGTGGTGGGCTCACGATCTGCGGGAGCAGGCGAGGAACACGGCTGGGGGGCGCCAGGCCGTCGTGGGCACGGAGGAGGCTTCCAGCATCCTGCAGGTGAAGCTGCCGCTCGCGGTGTCGTCGTTCCGCTCGGTGGGTGGGCCCATCGTGCCCCGCCGGCTGGCCGCGGGCCTCCAGGACATCGACGAGGCGCACCGTCAGTCGCTCGAGACCGCCTTCGCCGGGCTGCTGAAGGGTTATGACCAGCACCTGGATCGGAACGACGAGCAGCGGTTGAAGAACAACCTCGCCGGGGCCTTCAACTTCCTCTTCGCGTCGGCCTACCAGGCGCTCAAGAACCAGGAGCTGAACGGCGAGCAGCGGGAGAGCATGCTGGAGCAGCTCAACGAGGGCATCGCCCTGGCGCTCAAGGAGCGGCGGCTGTCCGACCGCGACAAGCAGGAGATGTACGAGTCGGTGGTGCTCGCGGGCTCCATCGTCCGCGGGCTCTACACCGAGGGGCGCGACAAGGGGCGCCCGGACCAGCTGAAGCTGGCGCGGGAGCTGAGCAAGGACCTGCTGGAGCAGGCGATGGGCCTCACCCTGGACAAGGTGCACGTCGAGGGCGACGGCGTGAGGCTCGACTGA
- a CDS encoding beta-ketoacyl synthase N-terminal-like domain-containing protein yields MRRVGIFGWGVVAPRSRNIEAFERNLASAESWLSPFEGFGPNNFLVGQPDFDFTEYKPWIDARFPATRFAQLEKKMGMPTKMAIGSFIQALGQNPGLEQELQGLGPRAHVYVGTGLGDLPTIHDITLGLHRAQRRWDRFWASPERNSALRRWQETREPLPGMPPEPSTVEELERDVAEEAWWHFWAGKSPELREYLAEQKEIEGLGVEGGNVEAAKLAVIKEKRTRNQRLQKKWGAPEPPWNAVPAEILWNIHNTPASQISMMGKLTGMTFAPVAACSSFGYGLKLALDAIRRGDAKAVVMGMTDPPPHELTVGGFYNARVVSADGAVSKPLTQLRGTHVAGGSVVWILGDLEHFTAKGFKPLGMEPVTVGVTADADHIITPSKEGPSVAIHEALQSAGITPAEVGSWDLHATATPGDVLEMETLRAVLPETVLVTARKGTFGHGMGAGGGWELTAQYLGYARGQVFPTPLAEAELNKGLGQLHSRYVFDKAVAAPQGCAGKLSMGVGGINACVISRPWR; encoded by the coding sequence GTGCGCAGAGTCGGAATCTTTGGCTGGGGAGTGGTCGCTCCCCGCTCGCGGAACATCGAGGCCTTCGAGCGGAACCTGGCATCGGCGGAGAGCTGGCTCTCCCCCTTCGAGGGCTTCGGTCCCAACAACTTCCTGGTGGGCCAGCCGGACTTCGATTTCACGGAGTACAAGCCGTGGATCGACGCGCGCTTCCCCGCCACGCGCTTCGCCCAGCTCGAGAAGAAGATGGGCATGCCCACGAAGATGGCCATCGGCTCCTTCATCCAGGCGCTGGGCCAGAACCCGGGGCTCGAGCAGGAGCTGCAGGGGCTGGGGCCTCGCGCGCACGTGTACGTGGGCACCGGGCTGGGAGATCTGCCGACCATCCACGACATCACCCTGGGCCTGCACCGCGCCCAGCGGCGGTGGGACCGGTTCTGGGCCTCGCCCGAGCGCAACAGCGCCCTGCGCCGCTGGCAGGAGACGCGCGAGCCTCTGCCGGGCATGCCTCCCGAGCCCTCCACGGTGGAGGAGCTCGAGCGCGACGTGGCCGAGGAGGCCTGGTGGCACTTCTGGGCCGGCAAGTCCCCCGAGCTGCGCGAGTACCTCGCCGAGCAGAAGGAGATCGAGGGCCTGGGCGTCGAGGGTGGCAACGTGGAGGCCGCCAAGCTGGCCGTCATCAAGGAGAAGCGGACGCGCAACCAGCGTCTGCAGAAGAAGTGGGGCGCACCCGAGCCGCCCTGGAACGCGGTGCCGGCGGAGATCCTCTGGAACATCCACAACACCCCCGCCTCGCAGATTTCGATGATGGGCAAGCTCACCGGCATGACGTTCGCGCCGGTGGCCGCGTGCTCCTCGTTCGGCTACGGGCTGAAGCTGGCGCTGGATGCCATCCGCCGGGGTGATGCCAAGGCGGTGGTGATGGGGATGACGGATCCGCCCCCGCACGAGCTCACGGTGGGTGGCTTCTACAACGCGCGCGTGGTGAGCGCGGACGGCGCGGTGTCCAAGCCGCTGACGCAGCTGCGCGGCACGCACGTGGCCGGCGGCTCGGTGGTGTGGATCCTCGGTGACCTGGAGCACTTCACCGCCAAGGGCTTCAAGCCGCTGGGCATGGAGCCCGTCACCGTGGGCGTCACCGCGGACGCGGACCACATCATCACGCCCTCGAAGGAGGGCCCCTCCGTGGCCATCCACGAGGCCCTGCAGTCCGCGGGCATCACGCCGGCCGAGGTGGGCAGTTGGGACCTGCACGCCACCGCCACCCCGGGCGACGTCCTGGAGATGGAGACGCTGCGCGCGGTGCTGCCCGAGACGGTGCTGGTGACGGCGCGCAAGGGCACCTTCGGCCACGGCATGGGCGCCGGTGGCGGCTGGGAGCTGACGGCCCAGTACCTCGGCTATGCCCGGGGCCAGGTGTTCCCCACCCCGCTGGCCGAGGCGGAGCTCAACAAGGGACTTGGCCAACTGCACAGCCGCTACGTCTTCGACAAGGCGGTGGCCGCGCCCCAGGGCTGCGCCGGCAAGCTCTCCATGGGCGTGGGCGGCATCAACGCCTGCGTCATCTCGCGCCCCTGGCGCTGA
- a CDS encoding molecular chaperone DnaJ: MAKGGQTPKDPASPRMQAAWKLKDSGDVVAARREAERILADNPEPDDKLQAEELLRRSTTPPALYGFAALGAFILVLLVVLAATRS; this comes from the coding sequence ATGGCGAAAGGCGGACAGACGCCGAAAGACCCTGCCTCCCCCCGGATGCAGGCGGCATGGAAGCTCAAGGACTCGGGGGATGTGGTGGCCGCGCGCCGCGAGGCCGAGCGCATCCTGGCGGACAATCCCGAGCCGGACGACAAGCTCCAGGCCGAGGAGCTGCTGCGCCGCTCCACCACGCCTCCCGCCCTCTACGGCTTCGCGGCCCTGGGCGCCTTCATCCTCGTGCTGCTCGTGGTGCTCGCCGCCACGCGTTCCTAG
- a CDS encoding DUF4159 domain-containing protein: MPVRPLSRRHLLLGGAALVPLLAGRASAFGEKSRFIPAVARHGGRWDARLSGLRRIAWEVQRRTSVEVVPDARPFALSSADLFEYPFLYLGGDGGFPPFSDTEVENLRRYLTFGGFLLADANDASDGDGFDASFRRELARVLPQSPLTPVPSSHVVFKSFFLLDSAPGRLLNKPQLLSANIGKRAAVMYSQNDVAGAWSRSEAGDYEFDVSPGGEPQRELAIRLGINLCMYALCLDYKDDAVHLPLILNKRR, from the coding sequence ATGCCCGTGCGCCCCCTCAGCCGACGACACCTCCTGCTCGGCGGCGCGGCGCTCGTCCCGCTGCTGGCCGGACGTGCGTCCGCTTTTGGTGAGAAGAGCCGTTTCATCCCCGCCGTCGCCCGGCACGGCGGCCGGTGGGATGCCCGACTGTCTGGCCTCCGACGCATCGCGTGGGAGGTGCAGCGGCGCACCTCGGTGGAGGTGGTGCCGGACGCGCGCCCCTTCGCGCTCTCGAGCGCGGACCTCTTCGAGTACCCCTTCCTCTACCTGGGAGGGGACGGGGGCTTCCCGCCCTTCAGCGACACCGAGGTGGAGAACCTCCGGCGCTATCTCACCTTCGGCGGCTTCCTCCTGGCGGATGCCAACGACGCCAGCGACGGGGACGGCTTCGACGCCAGCTTCCGGCGGGAGCTGGCGCGGGTGCTGCCGCAGAGCCCGCTCACCCCGGTGCCCTCCAGCCACGTCGTCTTCAAGAGCTTCTTCCTGCTGGACTCGGCGCCAGGGCGGTTGCTCAACAAACCACAGTTGCTGTCGGCCAATATCGGCAAGAGGGCGGCGGTGATGTACTCGCAGAACGACGTGGCGGGTGCTTGGAGCCGCAGCGAGGCGGGAGACTACGAGTTCGACGTCTCCCCGGGCGGCGAGCCGCAGCGCGAGCTGGCCATCCGGCTGGGCATCAACCTGTGCATGTACGCGCTCTGCCTGGACTACAAGGACGACGCCGTCCACCTGCCGCTCATCCTCAACAAGCGCCGCTGA